gctttttgtgagcattgtgttaccggTTAACATTACAGATTATAATCTGGCACTTCTACCGCCaaaagcaaaagcatattggagtgATTCATTCCGATGTTTGgtaagcaccggttgtatctcTAAAAGGAGCTAGATACTCTGTCTCgttcattaaagatttctctatgatatgttgggtgtatccaatcaagaagaaatccgatgttttcgagattttcaaagatttcaaagcgcggatTGAATttgattctgaaaagaaaattgagtgTCTGATGACTGACAATATAGGAGAATATATCAGTGATTAATTTTATGCCTTTTGTGAACATGAAGGCATTAAAAACAgttcacgacggcttacacacctcaataGAATGAAGTGGCAGAGCgaatgaacagaaccttgttgtaCAGAAatagagctatgttgaggattGCGGGTCTAGCCAGGTCATTTTGGGTGGAAGCAGTCAAAATCgtttgttatattatcaatcgttttacttcagtggcgattgatctgaagactctgatggagatgtggacttgGAAGCTAGCTggttattctcatttgcatatatTTGGAAGTCTTGTGTTCATCCtatacaatgagcaagaaagatcaaaATTAGATTCCAAATCCataaaatgtatcttcttgggttcaGCTGATGGAGTAAAGTGGTTTCGCTTATAGGATCCTACTGTTctcaagcttgtcatcagcagagatgttatctttgaggaagataaagtaaaaaaagacaaaagcaaACTGAATTTAGAAACTActatatataattcatgtggAAAATAAGGCAGGCGAAGATCAAATTTTTTGTGAAGCAGTATcggagcacgaagaacaagaacatgttaaGTCTGAGGTTCCTAAAGTAAGTCAGTCAACTCGAGAGAGAAGACTACCAGGttgctttcagattatgtcactgaaagtaatattgaatattttctATTAACAGAGGATGGTGAACCATCGAGTTTCCATTAGGCTACTCAAAGTACGGATGTATTCCTATGGATGACAGCAATATAAGAAGAATTGGAGTCATTAGATgataataaaacttgggatcttgttacactactaCGAGAGAGAAAAGTTATTGataacagatgggtctataagatcaagcgtgatgaaaataaccaagtggagcagTATCATGTTAGATTGGTGTTAAAAatgtatgctcagaaagaagacattgacttcaatgagatatgtTCTGATTACAACAGTCACAATAGTGTTGACACATTGTGTGTGGTATTTTACCTACATCGAGAAcaactagatgtgaaaacggaaTTTCTTTATGGAGATCTCGaaaaagaaatctatatgcttcAGCTAGAacgttttgcggaaaaaggccaAAAAAACTTGGTTTGtaggttgaacaaatctttgtatggtctcaaacatgagccgaggtgttggttcaagatatttgattcctatatcacgAGCTTTGGATAAAACAGATTTAgtgcagatccttgtacatatttcaaaaggtctggtgatgattatatcattttgttgttgtatgtggacgacatgttggtagcaggccccaataAAGAACATGTccaagaattgaaagaacattggttagagaatttgatatgaaggacttgagactaacaaataaaattatagggatgcaagttcactgAGACAAAactaacagaaagatttggctttccataacaattatttgaaaatagtcttgcaacgcttcaacatgcaagatagtaagtcAATTTCGACCTCTTTTCCTGTTAACTTAAAGTTATCCttcgagatgtgtcctagcagtgaaacAGAGAGGATgaagatgtctcgagtaccctATACATCAACAAtgagaagtttgatgttcgccatgatctgtacaagaccggacattccTCAAGCAGTAAGatcagttagtcggtatatgacGAATCCtagacgagagcattggagcactgttaaaaagatccttagatacattaatgATACCTCAAATGCTTCATTATGTTATGAAGGAtaggattttacactcaggggctatgtcgatttaGATTATACATGTGATCTTggtaagaggaaatctactattgcttatgtgtttacacttgcagagAGAGAaataagctgggtttcaaaactgcaaacagttgtggcgttatgtACAATAGAGGCAGAATATATGAAGCTACTCAAGTTTGCAAGGAAGCAATATAGATTTAAAGGTTATTGGAAGAGATCAGGAACAAACAAGAAAAAGTTCCTTTGTTTTGTTACAGTTAGAGctccttgcacatcgcaaggaatccagcctttcattccaagACTAAACACATTGAagttcaatttcactttgttcTAGAAATAGTAGAAGAATGAagtgtggatatgcagaagatccatacaaaaaaCAACATAATTGATGTTCTGACTAAGACAATTAACGCTggtaagtttgagtggtgtagatccacAAGTGCCCTAGCGGAAACGTAAGTAGCAGAGAATGAGTTTGTACTCATATGAAATATGTACTTTAGAtaagggtgtcaattcgggtggttTGTTCGGATTGAGCAAtagtattattcaaaaattgctcaacccaGAACCCAATCCGAACCCGAGGCAATCCGAGAactctcaacccgaacccgaagcaacccgatgaactcgattttgaattttttttaaaattttttttaaagaaaattaaataatattttaattgaaacacataataacaaaatctccctcatatatatgatttaaatttgaaagtctaattgtagaaaaataaaatatatttactaaatcaaataaataactgtttaaaaaataaaaaatgttaaaaataaatattaaattatgaaaatttatgatataaatatagaataaatattttttcagacatacaatatataaaaatatatgcaatatttattaattatattatttttaaaaaaactaaaattttcggGTAAACTCGGGTCAACCCGGGTTGACCCGAACCCAAcacaacccaacccaacccgataATTTTTTCGGGTCACCTATCAGATCCaaccgatctgacccgaacccgaaaccctaaactcaaacctgatttttttcgggttgaactATGTCAGGttggtgggtcgtgtctgattttgacatccctaattttagataattttctagtttcattttcaaataaaattgaggaaaacatatatatattataaaaaagagaggaaaaaaaaaaaggaaaatcaaATCGggcaaaaatataattttccagcTGTCGCCATCTTTAAATATCGCACCTGTAAATAAATAGGAATTCACTCCGTCGATAAGCAAGGAATAAATCCAAAGCTCATTTCTTGCGCGATAAGTTTCAGTTTTCATCGGAAATTCTGAAAAGAAAATGGCGACTTCGGAATCTGAAGGACAAGTCATTAGCTGCCATAGCGTTGAGGCATGGAACAATCAGCTTCAGAAAGGGAAGAACTCAAACAAGCTGGTACCATTTTTCCTTCATTGttcttttttttccaatttgatTTTTCGACGTTTGCGTTTTGTTACAGACAGATAATTTTCTTTTGATCGGCCGGATCTGATTGTTCTGTAGGATTGATCATCAGTCTTTTCGATCTGTTTCTCTATCTAATCGCGATAAAAAATTTCGCTGATGAGTgatgattcctcaattttattttttatttttttagaatataaTTGAAATCATGACATTGTTTAATGTGgaggattttttttcttttttaggagaaatttttttaaaaaaaaagaattttttttagattcagGTAGGTGATGAGTTTTGACAAGACTGTTTCATCGCCATGTTTGTGTTaatcttccttttttttttttggcgtaGCCCAGTTTTGATATACTGACGGTTTTTCAGCAATATATTATGTGCATGTGTACGTGAATTGATGATTGATCTTTCTCTGTTTGGTTTGAAATCTCGATCGGTTGCGTGGTGTTTAGTTTGTTAGGTTAGGTTTAGATAAATACACACCCTCTTTCTAtatgtaatataatattaaaaacaaaagtgtataTGTGATGCCAATTATTTCTAATAACTGTTTAATTATTTCAGAATTATATAACTTGGGTCTTTTCTTTCATGTAGGAGGTACATTAAACATTATTTAGAATCTAAATTGCTTCTTAATCCACATTGGGATTATTTTCATCCTCTTCCTTATCATCTGTTTTCATTTCTTAGATgttctataattttttataatctcacattttaaacttattttgataattttcatGAGTTTCTTTAAATTCATAAGGTCAATAATAGACATACATATATCCACCAAGCTTTTGGGACAAAAAGATTGACAAAAGGTTGGAAAAATGACTTGGCCCAAGAAATTATGTGCAGGACTAATCTCTCGCATATTTGATTAGTTTAGTGGACAATATATTAGTCTTTCAATTTAAAAGAAGTCCGAACTCAAAATACAAACATCAAATAGGATATAATTGCTGAGTAATGCTGCAGTATCTGGTCGGATGAACAGTTTGAGGAGTATAAAATAAGTTGATCCGTTTACCCTTCTTTAATCTCGCTTTCATTTGGCTACTTATTCTTACACTATTTGTTTCTTACAAATGCAGATAGTTGTAGATTTTACGGCTTCATGGTGTGGACCATGTCGTTTCATTGCTCCTTTCTTCGCGGAGTTGGCTAAGAAGTTGCCTCATGTTACCTTCCTAAAGGTTGATATCGATGAATTGCAGGTATAAggaataatgaaaaaaattattcagcACATTGAATTATCAAACGAATTTTTGCATAGAGTTATTCCTGCTAGGTCACAATTTTGTGTTGCAGTCTGTTGGTAGTGAATGGAAGGTAGAGGCGATGCCAACATTCATCTTCCTGAAAGAAGGCAACGAACTGGACAGGATTGTGGGTGCAAAAAAAGAAGAGCTGCAGCAGACTATCGCCAAGCACATTAATACTGCTACTGCCTAGAAAATTACATGTAGGCTGACGAGTATTTGTATGTTTAAGCCTTAATATGCTATTCACTTGGCTTTGTTTGGGTCAAAATTTACACTCTTGTGCGTGAGGGAGAATGTGTTATTTTGTTGGTTCTGAAATAAATGCAAGCTTTTAGACTTTATATAATGTTAgtttacatataaatattatttcgaTGTTTTTTAATCTCTTCCATTTGTTCTAGGTTAAGGAACTGGACAAAAAACCtttaatttgaattaattagTCAAATCTAAATCTATAATCTAAAACATTATCTTGGTTGCAACCTGATTGATAATCAGAATTGAAATAAGCGACTGGATTGCATAAACGATTTCAAAAGGAGGGCCACTTTGGTCAATACCATTCAGTGATTCATCAAAAACCATGATCATACCAAATAATTCAAAGATCTGTAAGAGTTGGCTTGAAAATGGGGCCTACCGTTTGTCTTGGCAGCAGCAACTAGATTTTATATCACGCGATACAAAAAATATCTGACAGAACCACTTAGAATTTCCCTGTAAAATGATCTTGCGAATCCAGCAATGTAGATGCATCTACTCAGAACATGGCAATCAGAGAATCCAAATGGAAGTTAAATTACCAGAAATTAGGCACAAGTTTTACATAAACTCAAGTCAATTTCACCTTCTACActgaatgaaaaataaaatacaatcaAGGGCAAAGTACAATAGGACACTCTAAACCTCACTCTGATGAAGACTCGACCACAGAAATTTCACCATTTCTGGTTCACATTGCCTGCTAAAAAGGCGAAAATGACGACCAGGCCTTTAGATTCATAACAGGACTCACAGTTTTTGAAGTCCCAGAATCTACGAATTTACCCTCTATAAGAATAGACTACCATACACGGTCTCCTTGCACCTGTATAAGTTGATCTACCTAGCTTTGCATGACCAttgaacataaaaatataattatagtGGCAGCACACAATGTAAATACCTGTATAACTTTTTTATGATACTCCCATGACTCTTCCGTTTCGTGTTTCTATGTTTGTGATATACGTATCAATTTGAAGGGGCGCATATCGCTTCAACTGACAACCTCTTTAGTACATTTGGACATGGGTCTTGCCCAAAGTTACTGTTTGATATTGTCACTGAACACCTCTGTTGCCCGATGCACCTCTGCGTTGTTAAAGAGATTATAGATTACGCCCAATAgacaatattaaattttagctAAGGGGACACGATGTAATTTATGTTATACCCGAAGAAATAATCTTGACGCATCATACTTATTGTTGGATACTCAAAATATCAATgagttttaaataatatatatgtgggATTGTACGTCCAACAATGTATATTATATTTCTCCTAGTATACCATAAAGTAGATTGGAGAACACAAAGTACCTTCTCTAATGTGGAATATGAAGTTGGAGCATGGCAGGTTCCTTGCTGGAAGCTCCCACACTTCCCGAGAGGAGTTCCAAAGCTTGCAAATTTGATGGAAGATATGGACTTTCCAGGACCACAATGGAGATGAACTTTAGGCCTGTGAAACTCTTGAATCTTTCCATAACTTTCAATCTGCCAGTTCTTAATATTTGGGTGATACTCAGAAACATCTGCACACACTGAGGTTACTGATCTCTTTGCAAGACTGATTCTCATGGGATTACCTCCAAGCTCTTCAAAAAGCACCAACAAATTCTGGGTTGGTTTTAACCAAGACCGTGGTAAATGGTACCTGGAACCATTTCATTCAGTCACAAACAATTAATTGTTCTATAAACTGCATCAAAACCTTAGAGATCGTGGTCTAATAATGTATAATGTAAATTCCACTAGAGGTTCGTATAGCTACAGTAAAACTCCCCCGTAGGTTTGGTTAATCCTTAATTCCTTATGATAAGtaatgtttagaaattattattcaaaaaaatgTCTATTTAATTCCCAAAATACATTGACCGGGATTTTGAAAAGGTGCCAAATAATGAATTCAAGCACAAGCTCAAGGACACTTACCATCTTTGAGTTGGTTGGCCACACCCAAGTTGACACTTAAAAGGGCGATAAGTCCCCGCATAATTACAACCATTGCAATTTCCAGTGGCGTATGCAGTCCAGTATCGTCCGAGGCTCTGACCATTAACCCACAATTGGCCTTTTCCCATGCTACCCATGTCCAGAGCCAGTGGCTCATCTCCATTGGGTGCATTAAAATAAGCCTGTCAGGTTTCAATATCATTTAATATTCATATTGCAATAATGTATGTCTCCTCTCTCAGTAGAAACTACATTTTCCGCTGAATTCTGTACTGATAGTACCTTATGCCATGTCAAAGGCTGCTGCTGCTGTGCAATTAGTGAACCTTGAATCCATTCGACTGAAGATATACTATTTGGAGACACAAGATTCATGGCTTCTCCCTTAAGCCCAACCTGCTCAAAAATGTATTTATGAGATCATTTTCGAACTAAATGATTAGGAagatatcaaaatatcatatataaaaccTGGTAGGTCCATTTAGCCCATGTCAAATCCTTCTTTCCTTGATCGAGTCCATGCAATGCAATTGGACCCAACACCCCAGTTTTCCATGTCTCGTAATGCCCACCGACATTCTTTCACCAACAATAATTCATGTCAAAAGTAACATCCAGATATCAATAAAaccatgatattatttttggactTCAGACACGTGAAATAAATTCGgtatcaattatcatattatccGTGTATTAGAATAAAATCAAGATTTAAGACCAACCGGCAGACCAACAGCCACACTTAGGAGCGAAATCTTGTTCAATCCAGCACGTAGGTTGATTTTTCCCTTATATGTAAATCTCCTGTTTTCCCTTGTCCCAAAAGCAGAACCTAAATAACATAAAAGTAGAGCCCAAATTTGAACTAGATGAGCCAAAAAAAGAATATATCGTGATCTATAAAGGATCGAATGAATGGACTGTATTGTGTACCAGAAAGCTGTCCATTTACAAATACATGCAACGCGTGACCTGTTGACTGAACAATAAGAGTCGGAAGCTCCCCACCATGGAGGAAAGACTCTGATGAACTTACATCAATACTGTAAAAACAAGAAAAGTAAGGATGGGATGCATATCAAAGATGTGTAGTCAATTTTTTCCTATACTATTTCGAGGGAAACAGGAAATAAAATACAGAAAAAAGAGAACAGGTTATACATTCATTCTGGTAGATATACCTAGTTGTGTACCAAAGATAATCACTAGCATCTCTAGTGACATTTATCTGCTCCAAAAGGCCATAAGCTGAAAATGTTGAGCTATCATCCAAAGAAAGCAAATCTTCATTATAAGTTTCCCACGAGAATATCTGAGCGTCACTTGAAAGCATTTCCATCCCTGTTGTTTGTATTCCAACCTGCGATCAAGAAaatcaatttttagaaaataaagaatatattATGGCACTAGCTTGGATATTATTAAGATCATCATGTGTCTTTGATATAATTTAATTGTTATATAATACATGGAAGATTTTCTATTATGTTTATCCCAAGATATTTTCACCTATAATATTCactatatttctatttttttaagtttCGACTGTTATAATATCAGGAGAATATTACAAGGATGGAGGAAATTTAACTGGCTTacattgaattattttgaacCACAGtaatatatttcaatattcaaaCATATTACATACTTTGGCTGTGTTGAAGACAACATTCCTGCAATCTGGAAGAATGCTTATCGACCAAGGAGGTAGGGTATAATGCATGTTATTGAACATCACTCTCACTGCAGAATCAGGATCGTAATTCGAAAGGAAAGCTGCACAATCTCCTGATTCTGAAGAGTACACATGAGCCTGGGAATAAAAGGTCCATTAAGCCATAAGCTGCCAAAAtctaaaatgcataaaaacaaacTCGAAAAGTAGATGCCAAAACACCTGTTGAAGGGTTCCTAAAGAAGTCTGGATAGGATCAGCTGAAACTAGAGCTTTCTCACAAAGTTTAACAGCCTTGTGCAGCTCTGTCAAATGACCATATTTAGGTTGTCGGATCAAACCTATAGGGTTGAAGAAAGTTATAAGTTTGAATGAAcctcaaatatataaatagatAAAGTTGTCTTTACCATATTCGTCGATTGGAGCATCATAATCATAGCTCGTAGTGATGAATGGTCCTCCAGCAGAACGACCGAAGTTGGTACCACCATGATACTGTTTCAATTAGGATAACGAAATCAGCTTTTTAACAAAacatacaaaaacaaaaacatattGAAAAAACATGCCTAAGTATGGTAAAATATTTCTAGGACACAAAAACCAACCATGTAGTAGTTAACAACGGAGCCACCCTTTTGTAGGAATCTAGCCACAGCAAATGCCAAATCCTGAACTGGCCTTTGGTGAATTGGACCACCAAATTCTGTAAACCTAGTTGTTAAAGATAAACAAGATCATGGTTAGAGAGGGGCCATTCACCAGTTCGCGCTCGTAAGTTTGATGGGATAATTGAAATGCTAACCAGCCACTCCAAGCCTCAGTCCAAATCGTGGGTTTGTATGGTCGGTTCGGGGAGAAAGAATCACCATAGAAACCATTGCATGTATTGATCTACCAACAACATAAGTAAAGAGCATTAATCGTCAGCGGACAATGTaatgttaaaatataaaaactatTGTTGCCCCGCCACCAAGGAGCTTATGCTTTTGTGACAAGGTTCATATATATTCCATTACGAATCACATTCCATAAACTTAAACTCTCAAGATAAGGGACAACTAACAATAATTACTTTCTACAGTAAGATATGTCAATCATATTTCATATTAAGATAAAAAGTACAAAAATTTGCAAACAAAAAAGTCAGATCTTTTGTCTCAAATAATTCTTACCACGGGATCAGGGGCATCATCTTCCTTGCACATAACCCATGGAACTCCGGTATCCAATCCAACGGCCATGTTTGCAGCCCAAGTCATATATTGATGGCCTGGTGCACCAAGTGCTCTTGCTTGTGGtccatattcattctcaatctGTTCAATTCACCGCTTAGTACTACATAATCGACTACTCAAAAACCCGACAATGAAATTAGTAAATAATTGTAATTAACacgtaagtaaaatcaaaatcacCCACGGTTTGACATTCACCTGGGAGAGTATAATGGGGCCACCCTGAGATTCATACAGATTTTCACTCTTCATCAAATTCACAATTTTCTCAGTGAACCCTTTCATAGCCATCTGTCACACCAAGAACTCAGCTTAATATCAAGAACCGCTAACAATCAGCAAGTTACTTTAACTTAACAAAAGTTCGGCAAGAATACCCTTAACTATAAATCTATAATGAAGCTacacaaattaattaaagtaaaaCAATAATAGATGAGGAACAATAACCTTAAATGGCTCATTATCTGTCCGGAAGCTGATCCCTGGTACATATTTGAGCCAAACTGGAAATCCACTGCACAAAACACAGCAAGAGGACAACAAAAGCCTCGATAAAAATAACGCATGAGAAAATAGGACCAAACATCAAAATGCCGAGTAAAAGTTTAGATCTGAGcaagaaaacataattttttaccCAAAATTCCACTCTGCGCAAACATATGGTCCAATGCGAAGATGAGCATATAGCCCTGCTCGCTGAATGGTTTTAACAAACCTCACCAAATCATATCTCCCCTCAAAATTATACTGCAACCCCACCAATTTTTTTGGGGTAAAGGCAAATTTTCAGCAACAGGTAGAAGAAATAAAATTCATTAAGAAAATTAGTGCGCGAGAAGGACTCAGTCCTACATTGCCAGGAGAAGGCTCATGGACGTTCCAAAATACATAGCTTTCAATCACATCTATACCGCCTTCTTGAGCCTTGTTTATCAGATCTTCCCACATCTAACCGACAAAATAGCAATTCAACaacaaaattatacattttccaacaaaaattcaagaacatagatatatttaaaaaaaaagaagaagaagaagaatcttTAGTACCTCAGGGGTGCTTCTGGGGTAATGTATGGAACCAGAAAAGAGAATTCTTCTTTGCCCATTAATTACAAGGGCCTTTCTATCATAAGTCACACTACATTTCACCAGTCCGCATCCAAGAAACACCAACATGCACAGTCCAAAAACCCACTTCGAAACTGAGTCAACTGTCATGTTTGAACCACAACCAACACAAAGTCACTCTCCTCAATCTCTTTACTCCTATTTTCTAAACGTAAATTAAATGCATTCTCATATCAATTGTAAATAACCAATAAATTAAAGCGCTTGTAGGACTATGCAAACGATTGCATTTTTCTCCTACAAACCGAGAGAAGAAGAAGCGGAAGAAGCAGAAGCAAGCAAGAAAATTGTGAATCTGAGTCGATTCTTATACACAGTTTGTTGTATGTACAGCTTTTGGCACTGTGTGAACTCCACACTCCGAAAAGGGCCAAACTAGAGAGAAGAAAATGAATCAtgcttctttattttattttattttattttattttggtggGTATAGCaatgaaaattatataatgatggtaaaaatttgtgtgagacggtcttatatgtagtattttgtgatacgaattttttatttgggttatctattaaaaagtattactttttatgctaagaatattaatttttattatgaatatcggtagggttgatccgtcttaaagataaagattcgtgaaaccgtctcacaatagatcTACTCAACAATGAtaattcgtgaaaccgtctcacaatagatcTACTCAACAATGATAATGactgatttaaaaataaataaattaaataaaaagagagGAAATTAAGACAGCATGGATAAATCTAAGAGTGATTTATACgacattaataaatattaactaATCCAAttctatatttattattattgttgattTAGGTCACGGATGGAGTGCTGCGAGAATTTCGGGGACACCATGAAAGTTGTTGGTTACTTtatacattattattatatttaatgtaattaataattaatataaaacttatatttattttagttaattcaataatttttattttattagatgCAGTGTGTTTTCATCTGGTtcaacataaatttatttttaatggtaTGTAATtaagcaaaaacttgtttgagacggtttcacgggtcgtattttgtgagacgaatatcttatttggttcatccatgaaaattattactttttatgctaagagtattactttttattgtaaatatcagtagggttgacccgtctcacaaatcaagattcgtgagaccacctcacaagagacatactcatacAATTAATGTGATTATCAcagttaaataaaataatgtatcCTCAAAATAGGGATGATTTTATGGTGTGTTAGGTCGTTAGCAAATAGAGTGAACTTTGATGTTTATAAtggaaaataacattttatatttCACTGAAATTCATATGAAATCATTttacatgtcaattttgtgagatatatcTTTTATTCGATCTGATTCGATCtgatctatgaaaaatattacttttttatgttaaaaaatattacttttcactcTAAATATAGATCAAATCGATCTAATATTTGAGATTATGTCAAAAGAGACATAA
This sequence is a window from Primulina huaijiensis isolate GDHJ02 chromosome 13, ASM1229523v2, whole genome shotgun sequence. Protein-coding genes within it:
- the LOC140991077 gene encoding thioredoxin H1-like: MATSESEGQVISCHSVEAWNNQLQKGKNSNKLIVVDFTASWCGPCRFIAPFFAELAKKLPHVTFLKVDIDELQSVGSEWKVEAMPTFIFLKEGNELDRIVGAKKEELQQTIAKHINTATA
- the LOC140991076 gene encoding beta-galactosidase 3, which codes for MTVDSVSKWVFGLCMLVFLGCGLVKCSVTYDRKALVINGQRRILFSGSIHYPRSTPEMWEDLINKAQEGGIDVIESYVFWNVHEPSPGNYNFEGRYDLVRFVKTIQRAGLYAHLRIGPYVCAEWNFGGFPVWLKYVPGISFRTDNEPFKMAMKGFTEKIVNLMKSENLYESQGGPIILSQIENEYGPQARALGAPGHQYMTWAANMAVGLDTGVPWVMCKEDDAPDPVINTCNGFYGDSFSPNRPYKPTIWTEAWSGWFTEFGGPIHQRPVQDLAFAVARFLQKGGSVVNYYMYHGGTNFGRSAGGPFITTSYDYDAPIDEYGLIRQPKYGHLTELHKAVKLCEKALVSADPIQTSLGTLQQAHVYSSESGDCAAFLSNYDPDSAVRVMFNNMHYTLPPWSISILPDCRNVVFNTAKVGIQTTGMEMLSSDAQIFSWETYNEDLLSLDDSSTFSAYGLLEQINVTRDASDYLWYTTSIDVSSSESFLHGGELPTLIVQSTGHALHVFVNGQLSGSAFGTRENRRFTYKGKINLRAGLNKISLLSVAVGLPNVGGHYETWKTGVLGPIALHGLDQGKKDLTWAKWTYQVGLKGEAMNLVSPNSISSVEWIQGSLIAQQQQPLTWHKAYFNAPNGDEPLALDMGSMGKGQLWVNGQSLGRYWTAYATGNCNGCNYAGTYRPFKCQLGCGQPTQRWYHLPRSWLKPTQNLLVLFEELGGNPMRISLAKRSVTSVCADVSEYHPNIKNWQIESYGKIQEFHRPKVHLHCGPGKSISSIKFASFGTPLGKCGSFQQGTCHAPTSYSTLEKRCIGQQRCSVTISNSNFGQDPCPNVLKRLSVEAICAPSN